One segment of Acetoanaerobium noterae DNA contains the following:
- a CDS encoding response regulator transcription factor — MHNVQRKILVVDDEVKIVEVVKSYLEKNGFNVIEAYTAKDALDKFENENPNLIILDLMLPDMSGEEICQALRKKSRVPIIMLTAKVEEEDLLKGLNIGADDYVTKPFSPRQLVARVEAVLRRSSDNIAPLANTLSFYDDELAIDVLKYEVKKYGEIVSLTPNEYKLLLTMAKYPDKTFTRDELITISLGENFNGYDRTIDTHIKNLRQKIEPDPKHPKYILTIHGVGYRFGIE; from the coding sequence ATGCATAATGTCCAAAGAAAAATACTGGTTGTTGATGATGAAGTTAAAATAGTTGAGGTTGTTAAGTCATATTTAGAGAAAAACGGCTTTAATGTCATTGAGGCTTATACTGCAAAGGATGCTCTAGACAAATTTGAAAATGAAAATCCTAATCTTATCATACTTGATTTGATGCTTCCAGATATGAGTGGAGAGGAAATCTGCCAAGCTCTAAGAAAAAAATCAAGGGTTCCAATAATTATGCTTACTGCAAAAGTCGAAGAAGAGGATTTGCTAAAAGGCCTTAATATAGGAGCTGACGATTATGTAACAAAGCCCTTTAGCCCAAGACAGCTAGTTGCTAGAGTAGAAGCTGTATTAAGGCGCTCCTCTGATAATATAGCCCCTCTTGCAAATACTTTATCTTTTTACGATGATGAGCTTGCTATAGATGTCTTAAAATATGAGGTCAAAAAATATGGCGAAATTGTCAGTCTCACACCAAATGAATATAAGCTTCTTCTTACAATGGCAAAATATCCGGATAAAACCTTTACTAGAGATGAGCTCATAACAATCAGCCTTGGCGAAAATTTTAATGGCTACGATAGAACTATAGATACTCATATAAAAAATTTAAGGCAAAAAATTGAGCCAGACCCGAAGCATCCTAAATATATACTTACTATCCATGGAGTTGGATATAGGTTTGGAATTGAGTAG
- a CDS encoding urease accessory protein UreH domain-containing protein, whose protein sequence is MNQKLIRKVLQIEGMTCSNCEVIIENALSKVDGIIEIKAKYKSSTIYITYDDNLISLNQIIDHIENIGYEVITSQENQIASPSKPKKSKEELSTSDFLGIGIIIFSIYIIISNTIGFNFIPEVNPNMGYGVLFIVGLITSLHCLTMCGGINLSSCISYNKVNDSSDKFSKFKPSFLYNSGRVVSYTLIGGIVGALGSVISFPGPAKGVVAIISGLLMIVMGLNMLNVFPWLRKFNPRMPKFFASKIHNSDKESGPFYIGLLNGLMPCGPLQAMQLYALGTGSFLTGALSMFFFSLGTVPLMFGLGAVSSLLSRKFTHKMMKISAALVIVLGFIMADRGLALSGISSSSEAFNPVTVTQTTEKAVIDGNIQRVTTSLASGRYEPITVQKGVPVIWTITAESSDINGCNNALIIPEFSKELQLKPGENVIEFTPTKSGTFEYSCWMGMITSKIVVVDNIGDASEAEINNVETMENEAPLSCH, encoded by the coding sequence ATGAATCAAAAATTAATACGTAAGGTGCTTCAAATAGAAGGTATGACCTGCTCTAACTGTGAGGTCATAATAGAAAATGCACTAAGCAAAGTAGATGGAATTATTGAAATTAAAGCCAAATACAAGAGCTCTACTATCTATATTACATATGACGATAATTTAATTTCGCTAAACCAGATTATCGACCATATTGAAAATATAGGCTATGAAGTAATTACTTCTCAAGAAAATCAAATTGCTTCACCTAGTAAACCAAAAAAATCAAAGGAAGAGCTTTCCACTAGCGATTTTTTAGGAATTGGGATAATAATTTTTTCCATATATATTATCATCAGCAACACAATTGGTTTTAATTTCATACCAGAAGTAAATCCAAACATGGGATACGGTGTGCTTTTCATTGTAGGACTTATCACTTCTCTTCACTGTCTTACTATGTGTGGAGGAATCAATTTATCTTCATGTATTTCCTACAATAAAGTCAATGACTCCTCAGACAAATTTTCAAAGTTTAAGCCAAGTTTTTTGTATAACAGTGGAAGAGTTGTCTCGTATACACTAATTGGTGGTATTGTTGGTGCTTTAGGTTCAGTTATAAGCTTTCCTGGGCCTGCAAAGGGTGTAGTTGCAATTATATCTGGTCTTTTGATGATTGTGATGGGGCTTAATATGTTAAATGTATTTCCTTGGCTTAGAAAATTTAATCCTAGGATGCCTAAATTCTTTGCAAGCAAAATCCATAACAGTGATAAAGAGTCTGGCCCGTTTTATATAGGACTTCTAAACGGATTAATGCCTTGTGGTCCACTCCAAGCGATGCAACTTTACGCTCTTGGTACTGGAAGCTTTCTAACTGGTGCTCTATCCATGTTTTTCTTCAGCCTAGGCACAGTTCCACTTATGTTTGGTCTAGGAGCAGTAAGCTCTCTTCTTAGCAGAAAATTTACACACAAAATGATGAAAATAAGTGCTGCACTAGTTATAGTGCTCGGCTTTATCATGGCTGATAGAGGTTTAGCGTTATCAGGAATATCCTCATCATCAGAAGCTTTTAATCCAGTTACAGTAACTCAAACCACAGAAAAAGCTGTAATTGACGGAAATATCCAAAGAGTCACAACTAGTTTGGCTTCAGGCAGATATGAACCTATTACTGTTCAGAAAGGCGTTCCTGTGATATGGACTATAACTGCTGAAAGCAGTGATATAAATGGCTGTAATAATGCACTTATAATTCCTGAATTTAGTAAAGAGCTTCAGCTAAAGCCAGGCGAAAATGTAATTGAATTTACCCCAACAAAGTCGGGTACATTCGAGTACAGCTGCTGGATGGGTATGATTACAAGTAAGATTGTAGTAGTAGATAATATAGGTGATGCAAGCGAAGCTGAAATTAACAACGTTGAAACAATGGAAAATGAAGCCCCTCTTTCATGCCATTAA
- a CDS encoding heavy metal translocating P-type ATPase produces the protein MTKETIKIGGMSCAACASRIEKMIGKLEGVSVAAVNFATEKLLVEYDNQTVSITKIKETVERIGYEVLNTEKKAAIDEDKLRKEKEIATLWKKFIVSAIFALPLLYIAMVPMISWLSFPIPSFLNPMQYPLVFALTQIGLVIPILIAGNKFYSVGFKALLDRSPNMDSLIAIGTSAAVAYSLYSAYQISIGNFMAVDELYFETAGVIITLILLGKSLEAVSKGKTSEAIKKLMGLAPKTALIIKDGKEIEIPIEDVEIGDIILVKPGEKIPVDGEVIEGNTAIDESMLTGESMPVDKKAGDKVYAASINTNGMIYFKATKIGSDTALAQIIKLVEDAQGSKAPIAKMADIVSGYFVPIVVVIAILAFAGWFISGQSLVFSLTIFISILVIACPCALGLATPTAIMVATGKGAENGILIKGGEALETTHKINTIIFDKTGTITEGKPEVTDIINMKEISKDYLLQIAASGEKGSEHPLGQAIVKKAEREAVEFFKVEAFNAIPGHGIEVTINNENVLIGNRKLMDDKNIALGDLDSESDRLALEGKTPMYVAMNNKISGIIAVADVVKPSSAKAIKKLQSMGIEVAMITGDNKKTAQAIASQVGITRVLSEVLPQDKSNEVKKLQAEGKKVAMVGDGINDAPALAQADIGIAIGSGTDVAMESADIVLMKSDLMDVPTAIHLSKSTIRNIKENLFWAFGYNVAGIPIAAGVLYMFGGPLLNPIFAAAAMSLSSVSVLANALRLKGFKAYK, from the coding sequence ATGACAAAAGAAACGATAAAAATAGGCGGGATGAGCTGCGCTGCTTGTGCCAGCCGTATTGAAAAAATGATTGGAAAACTGGAAGGTGTTTCAGTTGCCGCTGTAAATTTTGCTACAGAAAAACTATTAGTCGAATACGATAATCAAACTGTATCAATCACAAAAATTAAAGAAACAGTAGAAAGAATAGGCTACGAGGTTCTAAATACAGAAAAAAAAGCCGCAATAGACGAAGACAAGCTTCGCAAAGAAAAAGAAATAGCAACTCTTTGGAAAAAATTTATAGTTTCAGCAATCTTTGCACTGCCTTTACTTTATATCGCTATGGTTCCAATGATTTCATGGCTATCATTTCCTATACCTAGCTTTTTAAATCCAATGCAATATCCTCTAGTTTTTGCGCTTACACAAATTGGGCTTGTAATACCTATACTAATCGCAGGTAATAAATTTTACTCAGTCGGCTTCAAAGCTTTGCTAGATAGAAGTCCAAATATGGACTCCCTTATTGCTATAGGTACTTCGGCTGCAGTTGCTTATAGCTTATATTCAGCATACCAGATATCAATAGGTAACTTCATGGCAGTTGATGAACTATATTTTGAAACTGCTGGAGTTATCATTACTTTGATATTACTAGGTAAATCCCTAGAAGCAGTTTCAAAAGGTAAAACCTCAGAGGCTATCAAGAAGCTGATGGGCTTAGCTCCAAAAACTGCTCTTATTATTAAGGATGGAAAAGAAATTGAAATTCCTATAGAGGATGTAGAAATCGGAGATATAATCCTTGTAAAGCCCGGAGAAAAAATCCCTGTTGATGGAGAGGTCATAGAAGGTAATACAGCAATTGACGAATCCATGCTAACAGGAGAAAGTATGCCTGTTGATAAAAAAGCTGGAGACAAGGTTTATGCCGCAAGTATTAATACAAATGGAATGATTTATTTCAAAGCCACTAAAATCGGAAGTGATACGGCTTTAGCTCAGATTATCAAGCTAGTTGAGGATGCTCAAGGCTCAAAAGCCCCTATCGCAAAAATGGCTGATATAGTTTCTGGTTATTTTGTTCCTATAGTAGTAGTAATTGCTATCCTTGCTTTTGCTGGTTGGTTTATAAGTGGCCAGTCGCTAGTTTTTTCTCTTACTATATTTATCTCAATTTTAGTTATTGCTTGTCCTTGTGCGCTTGGGCTTGCTACTCCTACAGCTATAATGGTTGCCACTGGTAAAGGAGCAGAGAATGGAATCCTCATCAAAGGTGGAGAGGCTCTTGAAACTACCCACAAGATTAATACTATAATCTTTGATAAAACAGGAACCATAACTGAGGGAAAACCTGAAGTTACAGATATTATAAATATGAAAGAAATCAGTAAAGATTATCTCCTTCAAATTGCTGCCTCTGGAGAGAAAGGCTCTGAGCATCCTCTTGGTCAAGCTATAGTTAAAAAAGCCGAAAGAGAAGCAGTGGAATTTTTTAAAGTAGAAGCCTTTAATGCTATCCCCGGTCACGGAATAGAAGTCACTATAAATAATGAAAATGTACTAATTGGAAATAGAAAACTTATGGATGACAAAAACATAGCTTTAGGAGATTTAGATAGTGAATCAGACAGATTAGCCTTAGAAGGCAAAACTCCTATGTATGTCGCTATGAACAATAAAATATCAGGCATCATAGCCGTTGCTGATGTAGTGAAGCCTAGCAGTGCAAAAGCAATTAAAAAGCTCCAATCAATGGGAATTGAAGTTGCTATGATAACAGGTGATAACAAAAAAACTGCACAGGCTATCGCCAGTCAAGTAGGTATAACTAGGGTATTATCCGAGGTTCTCCCTCAAGATAAGTCAAATGAAGTCAAAAAACTTCAAGCTGAAGGTAAAAAAGTAGCTATGGTTGGAGATGGTATTAACGATGCTCCTGCTCTTGCTCAGGCGGATATAGGTATAGCTATAGGCTCTGGTACAGATGTAGCAATGGAATCTGCTGATATTGTGCTTATGAAAAGCGACCTAATGGATGTTCCTACTGCAATACATCTTAGCAAAAGTACTATTCGAAATATAAAAGAAAATTTATTCTGGGCATTCGGATACAATGTTGCAGGTATCCCAATAGCAGCAGGAGTATTGTATATGTTTGGCGGTCCTTTATTAAATCCTATATTTGCCGCTGCGGCTATGTCTCTTAGCTCAGTTTCAGTTCTTGCTAATGCCTTAAGACTCAAAGGCTTCAAGGCTTATAAATAA
- a CDS encoding class I SAM-dependent methyltransferase: MDNNYTKLNSEFIDKWANEGWEWGQPIDHETFEKAKNNDWSVVLTPTKPVPKEWFCDMKGAKVLGLASGGGQQMPIFSALGAECTVLDYSEKQLQSEKEVAKRESYEINLVKADMTKPLPFEDEAFDLIFHPVSNCYIEDVVHVWKECYRILKKGGILLAGLDNGINFIFDDEEEKLMNKLPFNPLKDKELYEKSLKNDWGIQFSHTIEEQIGGQLQAGFILTDIFEDINGQGRLHDFNVPTFYATRAVKK, from the coding sequence ATGGATAATAATTACACTAAGCTTAATTCAGAATTTATTGATAAGTGGGCAAATGAAGGATGGGAATGGGGGCAGCCCATAGACCATGAGACTTTTGAAAAAGCAAAGAATAACGACTGGTCAGTTGTTTTAACTCCTACAAAGCCAGTACCAAAGGAATGGTTTTGTGATATGAAAGGAGCTAAGGTGCTTGGACTTGCTTCTGGAGGAGGACAGCAGATGCCAATATTCTCTGCACTAGGGGCAGAGTGTACAGTGCTAGATTATTCCGAAAAGCAGCTACAAAGCGAAAAAGAAGTTGCGAAAAGAGAAAGCTACGAAATTAATCTAGTTAAAGCTGACATGACTAAGCCATTGCCATTTGAAGATGAAGCCTTTGACCTAATATTTCATCCAGTTTCAAATTGTTACATTGAAGATGTGGTTCATGTTTGGAAGGAATGCTATAGAATTCTAAAAAAAGGAGGAATTCTTTTAGCAGGATTAGATAATGGGATTAATTTCATTTTTGATGATGAAGAAGAAAAATTAATGAATAAATTGCCATTTAATCCACTTAAGGATAAGGAGCTATATGAAAAATCATTAAAAAATGATTGGGGTATCCAATTTTCACATACTATAGAAGAACAGATAGGTGGACAGCTACAAGCAGGGTTTATTCTAACTGATATATTTGAAGATATAAATGGACAAGGAAGACTTCATGATTTTAATGTACCTACATTTTATGC